The following are from one region of the Actinoplanes sp. L3-i22 genome:
- a CDS encoding WXG100 family type VII secretion target, translated as MAYTQAQSTVMASTAAKFDQVNGALQQMLSLLMTELSGLNSSWKGLGATAFEQVKTQYAADLQRLNNALAETAESIRAAGVGYQSTDSEAASRVARTGGTFTLPL; from the coding sequence ATGGCCTACACCCAGGCGCAATCCACGGTGATGGCGAGCACCGCGGCCAAATTCGATCAGGTCAACGGCGCGCTGCAGCAGATGCTGAGCTTGCTGATGACCGAGCTGTCCGGGCTGAACAGCTCGTGGAAAGGGCTCGGCGCGACCGCGTTCGAGCAGGTCAAGACGCAATATGCGGCGGATCTCCAGCGCCTCAACAACGCGCTCGCCGAGACCGCCGAGTCGATCCGGGCCGCCGGCGTCGGCTACCAGTCCACCGATTCCGAGGCCGCGAGTCGTGTCGCCCGCACCGGCGGCACGTTCACGCTGCCGCTCTGA
- a CDS encoding polyprenyl synthetase family protein — protein MDASVSAMLAAVEEALRVHVASADPLVTEAARHLADAGGKRLRPILVALAAQFGDPARPELIDAANVVELTHLATLYHDDVMDEAPVRRGTPSANARWGNSVAILVGDYLFAQAAELAAKLGTEAVHLQAQTFSRLVHGQIAETVGPRDRDPIEHYLQVIADKTGSLIATAARFGGLFSGARPEVVEALAGYGEIIGLVFQLSDDLLDIASESVQSGKTPGTDLREGVPTLPVLYALAGDDADPAAARLRELLSAGPITDDALHAEALTLLRESAAMKQARETVRGYAEEARARLAPLPDGEAKRAMESLCDYIADRTN, from the coding sequence ATGGACGCGTCGGTGTCGGCGATGCTGGCCGCCGTCGAGGAAGCGCTGCGGGTCCACGTCGCCAGCGCCGACCCGCTGGTGACCGAGGCCGCCCGTCATCTCGCCGACGCCGGCGGCAAGCGGCTGCGGCCGATCCTGGTGGCGCTGGCCGCGCAGTTCGGCGACCCGGCCCGCCCCGAGCTGATCGACGCGGCCAACGTGGTCGAGCTGACCCACCTGGCCACGCTCTACCACGACGACGTCATGGACGAGGCGCCGGTTCGCCGCGGCACCCCGAGCGCCAACGCGCGCTGGGGCAACTCGGTGGCCATCCTGGTCGGTGACTACCTGTTCGCCCAGGCCGCGGAGCTGGCCGCCAAGCTCGGCACCGAGGCGGTGCACCTGCAGGCGCAGACCTTCTCCCGCCTGGTCCACGGCCAGATCGCGGAAACCGTCGGCCCGCGCGACCGCGATCCGATCGAGCACTACCTGCAGGTCATCGCGGACAAGACCGGCTCGCTGATCGCCACCGCGGCCCGCTTCGGCGGCCTGTTCTCCGGCGCCCGGCCCGAGGTCGTCGAGGCGCTCGCGGGCTACGGCGAGATCATCGGCCTGGTCTTCCAGCTCTCCGACGACCTGCTGGACATCGCCTCCGAGTCGGTCCAGTCCGGCAAGACGCCCGGCACCGACCTGCGCGAGGGCGTGCCCACGCTGCCGGTTCTCTACGCCCTGGCCGGCGACGACGCGGATCCGGCCGCGGCCCGCCTGCGCGAGCTGCTCTCGGCCGGCCCGATCACCGACGACGCGCTGCACGCCGAGGCGCTGACGCTGCTGCGTGAGTCGGCGGCGATGAAGCAGGCCCGCGAGACCGTGCGCGGCTATGCGGAGGAGGCGCGGGCGCGCCTGGCCCCGCTGCCGGACGGCGAGGCGAAGCGCGCGATGGAAAGCCTCTGCGACTACATCGCCGACCGGACCAACTAA
- a CDS encoding MFS transporter, translating into MPTASNRPRVPASTRQNATRATIGALTTTISVSIPVFLVGGLAVQVREELGFSPAGLGLVVSAYFGVSALASVPAGALVERFGATRISRTGIGLSAASLIMVAAVARSLWSLIAILSVSAVGNAMGQLASNTSLSRQVPLHRQGFTFGVKQAAIPVSTLLAGAAVPVVALTVGWRWAFVAAGALACAAILVVPAEPVVRKPPREHGPATGALVVIGLAAMLAAAAANALGTFLVSSAVSHGIDPASAGLTLTLGGAICGLARITGGWQADRRPGRQVGTIAALLACGALGLALLAVRGESALVAGVVLGFGFGWAWPGLLNFAVVRLHPQAPAAATSITQTGVYTGGCVGPLGLGAVADAAGYPTMWTVASIAMVLAAVLMLLGSRLLGRHTA; encoded by the coding sequence ATGCCAACTGCCTCGAATCGCCCGCGAGTACCCGCGTCCACCAGGCAAAACGCCACGCGGGCCACGATCGGGGCCCTTACCACGACCATTTCTGTTTCGATACCGGTCTTCCTGGTCGGCGGGCTCGCCGTTCAGGTACGCGAGGAACTCGGCTTCAGTCCGGCCGGGCTCGGGCTGGTGGTCTCCGCCTACTTCGGCGTGAGCGCGCTCGCCTCCGTCCCGGCCGGAGCGCTGGTCGAGCGATTCGGCGCCACCCGGATCTCGCGCACCGGCATCGGCCTCTCGGCGGCCTCGCTGATCATGGTCGCGGCCGTCGCGAGGTCACTGTGGAGCCTGATCGCGATCCTGTCGGTCAGCGCGGTCGGCAACGCGATGGGCCAGCTGGCCAGCAACACCAGCCTGTCCCGGCAGGTGCCGTTGCACCGGCAGGGCTTCACGTTCGGCGTGAAGCAGGCCGCCATCCCGGTCAGCACCCTGCTGGCCGGCGCGGCGGTCCCGGTGGTCGCGCTGACCGTCGGCTGGCGCTGGGCCTTCGTCGCGGCCGGCGCACTGGCCTGCGCGGCGATCCTGGTGGTGCCGGCCGAACCGGTGGTCCGCAAGCCACCGAGGGAGCACGGGCCGGCGACCGGCGCACTGGTCGTTATCGGACTCGCCGCCATGCTCGCCGCGGCCGCCGCCAACGCCCTCGGCACGTTCCTGGTGTCGTCGGCCGTCTCGCACGGCATCGATCCGGCGTCCGCCGGACTCACCCTCACCCTCGGCGGCGCGATCTGCGGCCTGGCCCGGATCACCGGCGGCTGGCAGGCGGATCGACGGCCGGGTCGGCAGGTGGGCACGATCGCCGCGCTGCTCGCCTGCGGCGCGCTGGGGTTGGCCCTGCTCGCGGTACGCGGTGAGAGCGCCCTGGTGGCCGGCGTCGTGCTGGGGTTCGGCTTCGGCTGGGCCTGGCCCGGTCTGCTGAACTTCGCCGTGGTGCGCCTGCATCCCCAGGCCCCGGCCGCGGCCACGTCGATCACCCAGACCGGCGTCTACACCGGCGGCTGCGTCGGCCCGCTCGGCCTCGGAGCGGTCGCCGACGCGGCCGGCTATCCCACGATGTGGACCGTCGCCTCGATCGCCATGGTATTGGCCGCGGTCCTGATGCTTCTGGGTAGCCGACTGCTCGGCCGGCACACCGCATAG
- a CDS encoding anti-sigma factor, which translates to MRCEDGHDDAAYVLGALSPAERAAYEQHLATCSFCREAVADLSRVPDMLDRLDADEFAKLLDPSLSPVLPERSYRNGPRSAGLSSHGSPHGTSSHGGSSHGSPPRVKTFPVRLMSTLAAALLIVVLGGGVTLWLMNRPAAGSGAVGPAVAMAAVQPNSPITATIRVTGTAGGSRVEMICTYAASEKPYTFRLIAYGPDDQSEQLGSWTPQPGAEFSMQGATHFPAESLDRLDLVRFDGTIMLTYRPR; encoded by the coding sequence ATGCGGTGTGAGGACGGGCACGACGACGCCGCGTACGTCCTCGGCGCGCTGTCGCCGGCGGAGCGCGCGGCCTACGAACAGCACCTGGCGACGTGCTCGTTCTGCCGGGAGGCGGTGGCCGATCTGTCCCGGGTGCCGGACATGCTGGACCGGCTCGACGCGGACGAGTTCGCCAAGCTGCTGGACCCCTCGCTGAGCCCGGTGTTGCCGGAGCGTTCCTACCGGAACGGCCCGCGATCGGCGGGGCTGTCCTCGCACGGCTCCCCACACGGCACCTCGTCGCATGGCGGTTCGTCGCACGGTTCGCCACCGCGGGTGAAGACCTTCCCGGTCCGGCTGATGAGCACGCTCGCCGCGGCCCTGCTGATCGTGGTGCTCGGCGGCGGAGTCACGCTGTGGCTGATGAACCGGCCCGCGGCCGGCAGCGGCGCGGTCGGGCCGGCCGTGGCGATGGCCGCGGTCCAGCCGAACTCACCGATCACGGCGACCATCCGGGTGACCGGAACCGCCGGCGGGAGCCGGGTGGAGATGATCTGCACGTACGCGGCCTCGGAGAAGCCGTATACGTTCCGGCTGATCGCCTACGGTCCCGATGATCAGAGCGAGCAGCTCGGGTCCTGGACGCCGCAGCCCGGGGCGGAGTTCTCGATGCAGGGGGCCACGCATTTTCCGGCGGAGAGCCTGGATCGGCTGGATCTGGTGCGCTTCGACGGGACGATCATGCTGACCTACCGTCCTCGTTGA
- the nuoN gene encoding NADH-quinone oxidoreductase subunit NuoN, with the protein MGELKLPPIDYSALAPMLILFGVACVGVLIEVLVPRKSRNVVQLVFTLLGVVAALIVLIINRNTRIVTIGGAVAFDGPTVFLQGAILLLGAVSLLLIGERSVEAGGAFVAQAAVVVGSDKDSRQSAGQPGLTEVYPLAAFALGGMLLFVAANDLLTMFVALEVFSLPLYLLCALARRRRLLSQEAALKYFLLGSYASAFFLFGVALLYGFAGGVQLGVIHDAVADPQRSQVLLYGGLGLVAIGLLFKSALAPFHVWTPDVYQGAPTPITAFMAACTKVAAFGALLRVLYVAFEGVRWDFQPVLGTVAVLTMLLGSILAVTQTDMKRLLAYSSIANAGYLMVGVLALNPDGLSSTMFYLVAYGFSVLAAFAIVSLVRDSDGEATHLSRWAGIGRKSPLLAGVFTLILLAFAGIPLTSGFTAKFAVFGAAIDGGQTWLVIFGVVSSMLIAFPYLRVVVLMWQSEPSESTPAVSIPGFLTSAALGLGVLVTVALGLFPAPLIDLTREASQFVR; encoded by the coding sequence ATGGGAGAGCTCAAACTGCCCCCGATCGACTACAGCGCGCTGGCGCCCATGTTGATCCTCTTCGGGGTGGCCTGTGTCGGGGTCCTCATCGAGGTGCTCGTCCCGCGGAAGTCGCGCAACGTCGTCCAGTTGGTGTTCACCCTGCTGGGCGTGGTGGCGGCGCTGATCGTGCTGATCATCAACCGGAACACCCGGATCGTCACGATCGGCGGCGCGGTCGCCTTCGACGGTCCGACGGTGTTCCTGCAGGGCGCGATCCTGCTGCTCGGCGCGGTGTCGCTGCTGCTGATCGGCGAGCGCTCGGTGGAGGCGGGCGGCGCGTTCGTCGCCCAGGCGGCCGTCGTGGTCGGCTCGGACAAGGACAGCCGCCAGTCGGCCGGTCAGCCGGGCCTCACCGAGGTGTACCCGCTGGCCGCCTTCGCGCTCGGCGGCATGCTGCTCTTCGTCGCCGCGAACGACCTGCTCACCATGTTCGTGGCGCTGGAGGTCTTCTCGCTGCCGCTGTACCTGCTGTGCGCGCTGGCCCGTCGCCGGCGCCTGCTCAGCCAGGAGGCCGCGCTCAAGTACTTCCTGCTCGGGTCGTACGCCTCGGCGTTCTTCCTGTTCGGCGTCGCGCTGCTGTACGGCTTCGCCGGCGGCGTCCAGCTCGGCGTCATCCACGACGCGGTCGCCGACCCGCAGCGCAGCCAGGTGCTGCTCTACGGCGGCCTGGGCCTGGTCGCGATCGGTCTGCTCTTCAAGAGCGCGCTCGCCCCGTTCCACGTCTGGACACCGGACGTCTACCAGGGCGCGCCCACACCGATCACCGCGTTCATGGCGGCCTGCACCAAGGTCGCCGCGTTCGGGGCCCTGCTCCGCGTGCTCTACGTGGCGTTCGAGGGCGTGCGCTGGGACTTCCAGCCGGTGCTCGGCACGGTCGCGGTGCTCACCATGCTTCTCGGCTCGATCCTGGCGGTCACCCAGACCGACATGAAGCGGCTGCTGGCCTACTCGTCGATCGCCAACGCCGGCTACCTGATGGTCGGCGTGCTGGCGCTCAACCCGGACGGCCTGAGCAGCACGATGTTCTACCTGGTCGCGTACGGCTTCTCGGTGCTCGCCGCGTTCGCCATCGTGAGCCTGGTCCGGGACTCGGACGGCGAGGCCACCCACCTGTCCCGCTGGGCCGGAATCGGCCGCAAGAGCCCGCTGCTCGCCGGCGTGTTCACGCTGATCCTGCTGGCCTTCGCCGGCATCCCGCTGACCAGTGGCTTCACCGCCAAGTTCGCGGTCTTCGGGGCGGCCATCGACGGCGGACAGACCTGGCTGGTCATCTTCGGCGTGGTCAGCAGCATGCTGATCGCCTTCCCGTACCTGCGGGTCGTCGTGCTGATGTGGCAGTCGGAGCCGAGCGAGTCGACCCCGGCGGTCTCCATCCCGGGCTTCCTGACCTCGGCGGCCCTGGGCCTCGGGGTGCTCGTGACGGTCGCGCTGGGCCTGTTCCCGGCGCCGCTGATCGATCTGACGCGAGAGGCGTCCCAGTTCGTCCGCTGA
- a CDS encoding WXG100 family type VII secretion target yields the protein MNDGVLLVNFSALRQAGTDIDKALATLRTQLDQLERDAAPLVESWAGEAREAYAQRQTTWRAASADLEGILRQIKLAVDESAADYVATERAATQRFQ from the coding sequence GTGAACGACGGAGTTCTGCTCGTCAACTTCAGCGCCCTGCGACAGGCCGGCACCGACATCGACAAGGCGCTCGCCACCCTGCGGACCCAGCTCGACCAGCTCGAACGCGATGCCGCACCGCTCGTGGAGAGCTGGGCCGGCGAGGCCCGTGAGGCGTACGCGCAGCGGCAGACCACCTGGCGGGCCGCCTCGGCCGACCTGGAGGGCATCCTTCGCCAGATCAAACTCGCGGTGGACGAGTCGGCCGCTGACTACGTGGCGACCGAACGGGCCGCGACACAACGGTTCCAGTGA
- a CDS encoding IclR family transcriptional regulator, producing MRDPLAEPSDLIRSVSRALRVLESVGRAPRGLTVKQIARRCELTVATTYHLVRTLAYEGYVIRREDGTYIVGLEIADRYRELVSAFRGPPAVGDALRRAALDTGYSHYLGRFVGGRIAVTASAEGARSPFLDDVAPGFDEGGHATALGKALLATLTPDQRSRYLRDYGMRAFTPTTLTTGEALEADLAAGERRGMQIEMGQFRQGLASAAVVVVADRDMERRLVLACSMPAAEMLTSARVVRAKLTAAARNVAEALSGGESATA from the coding sequence GTGCGTGACCCCCTAGCGGAGCCGTCAGATCTCATCCGGAGCGTGTCGCGGGCCCTGCGTGTGCTGGAGTCGGTCGGCCGGGCACCGCGCGGGCTCACGGTGAAACAGATCGCCCGGCGCTGCGAGCTGACCGTCGCGACGACCTATCACCTCGTGCGCACGCTCGCCTATGAGGGCTACGTGATTCGCCGAGAGGACGGGACGTACATCGTCGGCCTGGAGATCGCGGATCGATATCGCGAGCTCGTGTCGGCGTTCCGGGGTCCACCAGCGGTCGGCGACGCGCTGCGCCGCGCCGCCCTGGACACCGGGTACAGCCACTACCTGGGCCGCTTCGTCGGCGGCCGGATAGCGGTGACCGCCTCCGCCGAGGGCGCCCGCTCGCCGTTCCTCGACGACGTCGCCCCCGGTTTCGACGAGGGCGGGCACGCGACCGCGCTGGGCAAGGCGCTGCTCGCCACGCTCACCCCCGATCAGCGGTCGCGCTACCTGCGCGACTACGGGATGCGGGCGTTCACCCCGACGACGCTGACCACGGGCGAGGCGCTCGAGGCCGATCTCGCCGCGGGCGAGCGACGGGGCATGCAGATCGAAATGGGACAGTTCCGGCAGGGGCTGGCCTCCGCCGCGGTGGTCGTGGTCGCCGATCGGGACATGGAGCGCCGGCTCGTGCTCGCCTGTTCGATGCCGGCCGCCGAGATGCTGACGTCGGCCCGGGTGGTCCGAGCGAAGCTGACCGCCGCCGCCCGGAATGTCGCCGAAGCGCTCTCCGGCGGCGAGTCCGCCACCGCCTGA
- a CDS encoding pyridoxamine 5'-phosphate oxidase family protein encodes MTSLPAVIDAYRTCELATLTKDGSPVAWPTSGLRLDDGTFLLTTSLGYPQKAYNIRRDSRVALLFSEPAASGLAAPEQILVRGVATCPEEVHTEPSGDLGRLWALLMERQPSSQKYLNWPTNTMTDFYYMRLKITVQPTKVVTRPLPTVSNAVTATGLLGAEVLAQYPTVVLIAIDEAGAPTLVRTTVAAEADGYRVEVPEGTGIAEGPAGLLVHRHDEKLAGLHNANIRGILTADEKGWLLLPSKLVEPGQRSRASVLDPIRIGRECQATTRRYLDRRNLARPSIPWDAYRAIRASLPKSNS; translated from the coding sequence GTGACTTCTCTGCCCGCTGTGATCGACGCCTACCGCACCTGCGAGCTGGCGACCCTGACCAAGGACGGCTCGCCGGTCGCCTGGCCCACGTCGGGCCTGCGTCTGGACGACGGGACGTTCCTGCTGACCACGTCGCTGGGGTACCCGCAGAAGGCGTACAACATCCGCCGGGACAGCCGGGTGGCGCTGCTCTTCTCCGAGCCGGCCGCGAGCGGGCTGGCGGCGCCCGAGCAGATCCTGGTGCGCGGCGTCGCGACCTGCCCGGAGGAGGTGCACACCGAGCCCTCCGGCGATCTGGGCCGGCTCTGGGCGCTGCTGATGGAGCGCCAGCCGTCGAGCCAGAAGTATCTGAACTGGCCGACCAACACGATGACCGATTTTTATTACATGCGACTCAAGATCACCGTGCAGCCGACCAAGGTGGTGACCCGCCCGTTGCCGACCGTGTCGAATGCGGTCACCGCGACCGGTCTGCTCGGCGCCGAGGTGCTGGCGCAGTACCCGACCGTGGTCCTGATCGCGATCGACGAGGCGGGCGCACCGACCCTGGTCCGGACCACGGTCGCGGCCGAGGCGGACGGCTACCGGGTCGAGGTGCCGGAGGGCACCGGGATCGCCGAGGGCCCGGCCGGCCTGCTCGTCCACCGGCACGACGAGAAGCTGGCCGGCCTGCACAACGCGAACATCCGCGGCATCCTGACCGCGGACGAGAAGGGCTGGCTGCTGCTCCCGTCGAAGCTGGTCGAGCCGGGCCAGCGGAGCCGGGCGAGCGTCCTGGATCCGATCCGGATCGGTCGTGAGTGCCAGGCCACCACTCGCCGCTATCTGGACCGCCGGAACCTGGCCCGACCGTCCATCCCGTGGGACGCCTACCGGGCCATCCGTGCGAGCCTGCCGAAAAGCAATTCTTGA
- a CDS encoding phage holin family protein, whose translation MGIIIRLVITAVSLWIATLVIDGIDLTAGSAAAKAGTLLAVAAIFGLVNAVLRPIIKTIGCGLYVFTLGLIAVIVNGLLFMLTSWIAGRIDLGFHVESFWPSAVLGALLVGIVSWVLNMLVPDGGDD comes from the coding sequence ATGGGCATCATCATCCGGCTCGTGATCACGGCGGTCTCGCTGTGGATCGCGACCCTGGTCATCGACGGGATCGATCTCACCGCGGGCAGCGCGGCCGCCAAGGCCGGCACGCTTCTCGCGGTCGCGGCGATCTTCGGTCTGGTGAACGCGGTTCTCCGGCCGATCATCAAGACGATCGGCTGCGGTCTCTACGTCTTCACGCTCGGCCTGATCGCGGTGATCGTGAACGGCCTGCTGTTCATGCTGACCAGCTGGATCGCCGGGCGGATCGACCTGGGCTTCCACGTCGAGAGCTTCTGGCCGTCCGCGGTCCTCGGCGCGCTGCTGGTCGGCATCGTGAGCTGGGTGCTCAACATGCTCGTCCCCGACGGCGGCGACGACTGA
- the rarD gene encoding EamA family transporter RarD: MSDERRGYLYGFTAYALWGFFPIYFKLLQPSPPLEILSHRVIWSVVFVALLLTGMRNWTFLKRILRTPRLLGGISLAAVLIGVNWATYIYGVNSSRVVETALGYFITPLFVVLLGVTVLHERLRLWQWIAVGVGGLAVAILTIDYGHLPYIALTLAVSFGSYSLIKKRMSLPPAEGLFIESAVLALPALAYLTWLNLDGGAKFGHVSATHTILMLFAGVATAVPLLLFAGAANRVPLVGLGILQYVAPILQLACGVLIYHEPMPAARLAGFGLVWIALIIFTADGLRSARATARSRAAAEATAAPA; encoded by the coding sequence ATGAGCGACGAGCGGCGCGGATACCTGTACGGCTTCACTGCGTACGCCCTCTGGGGTTTCTTTCCGATCTATTTCAAGCTCCTCCAGCCCTCGCCGCCACTGGAGATCCTGTCCCACCGCGTGATCTGGTCGGTGGTGTTCGTGGCGCTGCTGCTCACCGGCATGCGGAACTGGACTTTCCTCAAGCGGATCCTGCGCACGCCGCGCCTGCTCGGCGGAATCTCCCTGGCCGCGGTGCTGATCGGGGTGAACTGGGCGACCTACATCTACGGCGTGAACTCGTCCCGCGTCGTCGAGACGGCGCTCGGTTACTTCATCACCCCGCTGTTCGTGGTCCTGCTCGGCGTGACCGTGTTGCATGAGCGACTGCGCCTCTGGCAGTGGATCGCGGTCGGCGTCGGCGGGCTGGCGGTCGCGATCCTGACGATCGATTACGGACACTTGCCGTATATCGCGCTCACGCTCGCCGTCTCGTTCGGTTCCTACAGCCTGATCAAGAAGCGGATGTCGCTGCCGCCGGCCGAGGGCCTGTTCATCGAGTCGGCGGTGCTGGCGTTGCCCGCGCTGGCCTATCTGACCTGGCTCAACCTGGACGGTGGCGCGAAGTTCGGGCACGTCTCGGCGACGCACACGATCCTGATGCTGTTCGCGGGTGTGGCCACCGCCGTACCGTTGCTGCTCTTCGCCGGTGCCGCGAACCGGGTGCCGCTGGTCGGCCTCGGCATCCTGCAGTACGTGGCGCCGATCCTGCAGCTGGCCTGCGGCGTCCTGATCTACCACGAGCCGATGCCGGCGGCCCGGCTCGCCGGTTTCGGCCTGGTCTGGATCGCCCTGATCATCTTCACCGCGGACGGCCTCCGCAGCGCCCGCGCCACCGCCCGCTCCCGCGCCGCCGCCGAGGCCACCGCCGCCCCTGCCTAA